In Alosa alosa isolate M-15738 ecotype Scorff River chromosome 19, AALO_Geno_1.1, whole genome shotgun sequence, a genomic segment contains:
- the polr2j gene encoding DNA-directed RNA polymerase II subunit RPB11-a: MNAPPAFESFLLYDGEKKITIVKDTKVPNACLFTLNKEDHTLGNIIRQQLLKDPQVLFAGYKVPHPLEHKIVIRVQTTPDYSPQEAFTNAITDLISELSLLEERFKVAIREKQEGIE, from the exons ATGAACGCACCACCAGCATTCGAATCGTTTTTGTTGTACGATGGAGAAAAGAA GATTACGATCGTGAAGGACACCAAGGTGCCGAACGCGTGTCTGTTCACCCTCAACAAAGAGGACCACACGCTGGGCAACATCATCCGACA acagctGTTGAAGGACCCGCAGGTTCTATTTGCGGGTTACAAGGTTCCGCACCCTCTAGAACACAAGATCGTGATCCGGGTCCAGACCACTCCAGATTACAGCCCCCAGGAGGCGTTCACCAACGCCATCACTGACCTCATCAGCGAGCTCTCCCTATTGGAGGAGAGAtttaag GTGGCCATTCGTGAGAAGCAGGAGGGGATTGAGtaa